One Deinococcus grandis genomic region harbors:
- a CDS encoding replication initiator protein A produces MVKGLPMKPIREAQYHDELNLARLNVILATNRTKLQHWRKKLQLDAFGEIAIECTAANGHVVPHGLDNDVLMGLITGAVLQNVEPGGEIRLTATELIRLSGLPDCERVFQRLEESLERLQWTALKISEAWLDEGKQHARSIKLSIVSKHWVENVTDPTVKNPGQWQGMTKLVIRLDPELTRSIRIGYIRPLNSAILGQIKQPMGRSVYRALSLLRTTSTTSGPAPLYMELPLVAWADHLGLTHHLPELNFVQKIQRALEPAHAALQSAGYLAEVKYSGRGDAKTVSYTFAAEEMQPVNPEVAQLLRPHLGEQRAIQLATELTPEHVRTVLGQFERLLQTDYSRKVRSRPGLLHDMLINPGKYNSVTGLPEKPTARQPIRELLPIDDVMPTPNQAAFEMTFKVVSRSWQEANIRQYKPRLWELYKDGRITTFDLSRQLSDLDPSSVAAQLDRWEQAV; encoded by the coding sequence ATGGTCAAAGGGCTGCCCATGAAGCCAATTCGTGAAGCGCAGTATCACGATGAGTTGAACCTAGCCCGGTTGAACGTCATTCTGGCGACAAATCGAACCAAGCTGCAGCACTGGCGGAAGAAACTCCAGTTGGACGCGTTTGGAGAAATTGCCATTGAATGCACCGCAGCCAACGGCCACGTGGTCCCACACGGTCTCGACAATGACGTGTTGATGGGCCTGATCACGGGAGCCGTACTGCAGAATGTTGAACCTGGAGGCGAGATCCGACTGACCGCGACCGAACTCATTCGATTGAGCGGTCTGCCGGACTGTGAGCGTGTCTTTCAGCGCCTTGAAGAATCTCTGGAGCGGCTCCAGTGGACCGCCCTCAAGATCAGCGAAGCCTGGCTTGATGAGGGTAAACAGCACGCACGCAGCATCAAACTGTCCATCGTCAGCAAACACTGGGTTGAGAACGTTACTGATCCCACCGTCAAGAATCCGGGTCAGTGGCAAGGCATGACGAAGCTGGTTATCCGCCTGGATCCGGAACTGACGAGAAGCATTCGCATTGGGTACATTAGGCCGCTCAACAGCGCCATTCTCGGTCAGATCAAACAGCCGATGGGGCGGAGCGTCTACCGAGCACTGTCGCTCCTCCGCACCACCTCAACGACAAGTGGACCAGCGCCGCTGTACATGGAACTCCCGCTCGTGGCCTGGGCCGATCACCTTGGGTTGACGCATCATCTTCCAGAGCTCAACTTCGTTCAGAAAATTCAGCGGGCCCTGGAACCTGCACATGCAGCCTTGCAGAGCGCAGGCTACTTAGCGGAGGTCAAATATAGTGGCCGAGGTGATGCCAAAACCGTGTCATACACGTTCGCTGCAGAAGAAATGCAGCCGGTCAACCCAGAGGTTGCACAACTACTCCGGCCACACCTCGGAGAACAGCGCGCCATTCAGTTGGCCACTGAACTGACACCAGAGCATGTCCGGACAGTCCTGGGGCAGTTCGAGAGGCTGCTCCAGACTGACTACAGCCGGAAAGTTCGCAGCCGACCAGGGCTACTCCACGACATGTTGATCAATCCAGGCAAGTACAACAGCGTCACCGGTTTGCCAGAAAAACCCACGGCCAGACAACCTATCCGGGAACTTTTACCCATTGACGACGTCATGCCAACACCAAACCAAGCTGCCTTCGAGATGACCTTTAAAGTCGTGTCTAGATCTTGGCAGGAAGCCAACATCCGGCAGTACAAGCCCCGGTTATGGGAACTCTACAAAGATGGCCGAATCACGACGTTCGACTTGTCACGGCAGCTTTCCGACCTTGATCCATCGTCAGTGGCCGCACAACTTGATCGTTGGGAGCAGGCTGTCTGA
- a CDS encoding M3 family metallopeptidase — protein MSTPLEDLDARAQALMDDYRALIEVSVDQSNLPSWFATWSQLKMRVQTLWIEQIVGQYQRPGDEATDALHKRYTQHWLPELEKLDGVLNELANQIGLESVNPAVSALIASGPAPSPRMAELEQEFRRLTKQYQDVVSQHHVMFAGKMLTMADAEHILRESQDRNEREAVWNAVKAVEMASASGLDDLFAKILSVRRAMAAEAGQANYASYSWLDRNDTIAGTEELLRTISEVFHPVDGSLHTHRAKALGVPTLRPWDLQVALVEPKSFDLPLDQYVPTAIQVLNSLDTRFGEVVHQIQQYEGFDLAPRPGKPNGNICAHFMATGRSVLVCNFTGGVNLFRGFLHELGHAIHNHTISSNPDHVFWDFINFWEVQEFYAFVFTYIGLLEFFELHNIAEDERTWYLRSTAERIMERFRDVEERTRLELWIYQQEQQPTAEEIDAEFLRLVQTSGVDWSGFEDILKKGWQKPHTFRFAFYNVDFAIAMIAALQFVHAFNQDRNAALERLKSSMLLGATTGSKRIFAEAGIAYPFQKEQLALARTVLAEWLT, from the coding sequence ATGTCCACCCCGCTCGAAGACCTGGATGCCAGGGCACAAGCGCTCATGGATGATTACCGGGCGCTGATCGAGGTGTCCGTGGATCAATCGAACCTGCCCTCCTGGTTCGCGACCTGGAGCCAGCTCAAAATGCGTGTCCAAACACTCTGGATCGAGCAAATCGTCGGTCAATATCAGCGCCCGGGCGACGAAGCCACCGACGCTCTACACAAGCGCTACACGCAACACTGGTTACCTGAACTCGAGAAGCTCGACGGCGTCCTGAACGAACTGGCCAACCAGATCGGTCTAGAATCTGTCAACCCTGCCGTCTCCGCATTGATCGCCAGTGGGCCCGCACCCTCACCCCGCATGGCCGAACTGGAGCAGGAATTCAGGCGACTGACGAAGCAATACCAAGATGTCGTAAGCCAACACCACGTTATGTTTGCGGGCAAGATGCTGACGATGGCGGACGCTGAGCACATCCTGCGCGAAAGCCAAGACCGCAACGAACGTGAGGCCGTCTGGAACGCTGTCAAGGCTGTTGAAATGGCCTCTGCGTCAGGGCTTGACGACCTCTTCGCGAAGATACTCAGCGTACGCCGGGCAATGGCAGCGGAGGCAGGCCAAGCCAACTACGCCAGTTACAGTTGGTTAGACCGCAATGACACCATTGCAGGCACGGAGGAACTGCTTCGGACGATCAGTGAGGTCTTCCATCCTGTCGATGGTTCCCTCCATACACACCGAGCGAAGGCCTTAGGCGTCCCCACGCTGCGACCGTGGGATCTGCAGGTCGCACTTGTTGAGCCCAAATCATTCGATCTTCCTCTCGATCAATATGTGCCTACGGCAATCCAAGTCCTGAACAGCCTCGATACCCGATTCGGGGAAGTTGTTCACCAGATCCAACAGTATGAAGGGTTCGATCTAGCGCCCAGACCTGGGAAGCCAAACGGCAATATCTGCGCTCATTTTATGGCCACCGGTCGTTCAGTACTGGTCTGTAATTTTACCGGCGGCGTCAATCTCTTCCGGGGTTTTTTGCACGAACTGGGTCACGCTATACATAATCACACCATATCAAGCAATCCAGATCATGTTTTCTGGGATTTTATAAATTTCTGGGAAGTTCAAGAATTCTATGCATTCGTATTCACCTATATAGGCCTGTTAGAATTCTTTGAGCTTCATAATATCGCAGAAGATGAGCGGACCTGGTATCTACGTTCCACGGCTGAGCGCATCATGGAACGCTTCCGCGATGTTGAGGAGAGAACTCGACTGGAGCTCTGGATCTATCAGCAGGAGCAACAGCCGACTGCCGAGGAGATCGATGCGGAGTTCCTCCGGTTGGTCCAGACCTCAGGCGTGGATTGGAGCGGATTTGAGGACATTCTGAAGAAAGGTTGGCAGAAGCCCCATACCTTCCGTTTTGCTTTCTACAACGTGGATTTTGCGATTGCGATGATCGCAGCGCTCCAATTCGTGCACGCGTTCAACCAGGACCGAAATGCGGCTCTTGAACGCCTGAAGTCCAGTATGTTGTTAGGCGCGACCACAGGGAGTAAACGGATTTTCGCCGAGGCTGGTATTGCGTACCCATTTCAGAAGGAACAGCTAGCTTTGGCCCGAACAGTTCTCGCAGAATGGTTGACATAG